A window of Pullulanibacillus sp. KACC 23026 genomic DNA:
TAGGGAATTTTTTAGCCGGTCAGGAAACTCCTAATACACAAATTGGCGGGATATTGAAGTTAACCGTTGAAAAAACGCAAACCGGAGACCAGTCCTCTATTCAAGTTACAGATCCTGAATTCCTGCCGACTTATATTACGTACAAAAACTGGAAAAATTTTAAAGTCGTGCCAATGGACCAACTCACATCTAGTGACGCTCCCAATCCTAAACAGATCTATAAAGAGACAAAAGATCGAATGACTCATTGGGTTAAGGATTTGAAGTTTATCAAAACAAAATAAGCATCAAATAGCGTCATTACGAAGCCTGGAAAGAAAGGTGGGAGAATGCGCTATTTTTTTACAAGTGAATTGAGGGAAAAGCCTTTATTGCGCAGGTTGGGGGGGCAATCACCTCCCATGGTGCGCCTTGACGGATCCACCACCACACCAGAAAGCGGAAATAAGAGACCGACGTTACGCCTAAGTTCAAAAACAGGGCCAGAAAGCGGAAATAAGAGAATGACGTAACGCCTATTCCGGTTGAGCGTAACGAGGATCCGCTATCCTCCGCTAAACTGGGCTGAAATGCGGAAATAAGGGAATGACGTAACGCCTATTTTGATTGAGTGTAACGAGGATCCGCTATCCTCTGCTAAACTGGGCTGAAATGCGGAAATAAGAGAATGCCGTTACGCCTATTTCGATTGAGTGTAACGAGGCTACACTATTCTCTGCTAAACTGGGCTGAAATGCGGAAATAAGAGAATGCCGTTACGCCTATTTCGATTGAGCGTAACGAGGATCCGCTATCCTCCGCTAATCGGGGCCTAATCGCGCCAATAAAGGATTGCCGTTACGCCTATTTTGATTGAGCGTAACGAGGATCCGCTATCCTCCGCTAATCGGGTCAGATTGCGGAAATAAGGGAACGACGTTACGCCTAAATTAGATGAGCGTAACGAGGCTACGCTATCCTCCGCTAAACTGGGCTGAAATGCGGAAATAAGAGAATGCCGTTACGCCTATTTCGATTGAGTGTAACGAGGCTACACTATTCTCTGCTAAACTGGGCTGAAATGCGGAAATAAGGGAACGACGTTACGCCTATTTCGATTGAGCGTAACGAGGATCCGCTATCCCCCGCTAAACTGGGCTGAAATGCGGAAATAAGGGAACGACGTCACACCTATTTTTATTAGGTGTAACGAGAATACGCTATCGTCTGCTAAACTGGGCTGAAATGCGGAAATAAGGGAACGACGTTACGCCTATTTCGATTGAGCGTAACGAGGATCCGCTATCCCCCGCTAAACTGGGCTGAAATGCGGAAATAAGGGAATGCCGTTACGCCTATTTCGATTGAGCGTAACGAGGATCCGCTATCGTCCGCGAATCGGGGCCTAATCGCGCCAATAAAGGAATGCCGTTACGCCTATTTCAGTTGAGAGTAACGAGGCTACGCTATTGCCCCGGAAATGGACTTGTTAGGCAAGATAGGCGTAACGAGAGTACGCTAAATTCAGAATGTCTCTTAAGAAGTTATGTCCATGGAGGTTACACTTTTTGTGTGAGGTCTATTATAAGGCAAGTCATTCTGCTTTTCTAGGTTTAATCGGTATGTTCTGATTCTGAGATTGCCACTTGCGATTTTTAATAGTCGGTATTCTGGTGTGGTTAGTTTGTTCAGTAAGCGTCTGGCATAATGGGGGGTTATACCTAGATGGTCGGCTACTTCTTTTGGGGTAATGGGACGGAGAAGGCGGCGAGCAAATCGGACAATCTCTGCTTCAAGCCATGATAGTTCAATAGGGATATCGGTTGAGAGGAATTTACCGATGAAGGAAAGGACAAGCTGCTCGCAAAACTTAGGTTCATCAATAATTGACGGGTAGGCTATGGGGATAAAGATCCAACCATCAAGGGCTAATAATGAATGACGCATACATAGGTCCTTGAATCTTCTTTTATCAAGATCCTTAGCATGTGGACCATACCCTTGTATCTCAATGCCGCCTCTTACATTGCCTGGCATATAAGCGAAATCTAAATAACGGTAACCATTATGGAAATCTTTAACCTCCCATTCGGCATAAAGATGATCAAAATTACCCACAACAGGATACCAGATATGTTTTAGGAATGTCATAGAACCGTGCCCCAGCCCGCTTTTTAATCGTTCACGCCTCCTAAGGTTTTTTTCCTCTTGGATAGATGCCTCCAACCAATTTTGAAATGCTTCATCAAAACGTGACATTTGATCACAAGCCTTTCTTTTTTAATTATAATGGTAAAAATTAGAAACCAAAAGAACCGATGGGTTTAATAAATGAGGTCTTCTTTGTTTGGGGGGGAATCAGGATTCAGCATGGAACGAAGGAAAATTGTTTAGAAAAGGTGGACAGGTAAATAAGTTGTGGGGATTGGGGGGAGCAAGTTAGCGGAATACTGCCGAGGCTTGAGAAAACGCTAAAAAATGAGTTGGGAGAAAGGCGGTTAAATAACTTATTCGTGATTCAAAAAGATTTCCCTTCTTTTAATCTAAAAATATTCCTCTACGTGTTGATTGCGAGTTATTCTTGGCTCCGTGATAGGTTCTTGGGGAAATTTTCATACGGATGGAGGCCCAATTACCGATCTATTGAGCTAGTATTTTACACAAATAGAGTGGTTCATGCCGAAGACGTCATGAGTAAAGATCTAATTTTAGCCGTACAAAAAAAAGACAGTGAACGGTAAGTTCGCTGTCTTTTTCATCAAAGGGATTTGCAAGCGTTCAAAACGCATTTTTCATGTGGCTCGGGATTGAGTAATCCAACGATTCGGTGTCCTTTGCGTTTTAGGAATTGGATGTCAGCCGCCACAAGACGAGGTTCTGAGGCAACGATGACTATCGCCTTATTTGGAATCTCGGAATAATATCTTTTAAGATAAGCTGATGGAATGTTGAGTGCATTGTTAATAGGAGATTTATAGGATTGGTTGAAATCTCGCAAATCAAGAATAGCCATCTGGTCAAGATGGTCAGTTACGCCATTTTTTATCTCGAGGTAAGGAAGCTTTCGCAGATGCAGGGAGTTGAGGTATAGCTTAAGTGCAACACCTACAACCAGAATACCAATTATTATAAACATAATGCCTCCTTCAATCCTGTTTGCGAATAATCTATATAAAGGCTAAAATTTCGCGAAAGTTTTAGGTTAGAATTAACAGGTTATCGGGGTCATTATAACAGCATCTCCTGAAGAAAGGAAATATTAAGTGTTGGCTCTTGAAAGTGTAAGGATTCAGGGGGGTATGGCTTTTTTTTCCAGAAGAGAGGCCCGAGTTGCTTAGCACAAGACTTGAATCCTTATTTCATTCTGGAGCCGATTAAGATCAATAAAATACCAGCAAATATAATAAAAATCCTCATAAAAGAAATTTTTTCCGCTAGGCCTAATACCCCAATGGCAGTCGTGAGGATAAGGATACATGGGCCGACTAAGGCCAAAGAGCTATTAAGAACTAAGGCCTTACTGATATCATTGAGCCGAAATATGAAAATGGCAACCGTGATTTCAATTGTTCCGGATAATACACGAAGCAGTGACATGCCGACAATTGCTTTATCAAATTCATGAAACACCTTTCATACTTCCTCTCTTTTTATATCTGTTTTATTTATATGCTAAGGGTTGTCTCATTTAGGACTAGTTCCGTTAAAAGGGCTGGAGGAAGTGATAAAATGCATCTTATATTATCGGTAACGGTAATTTGGGAAACCTAATGAAACAAGGTATACTTTATTAATTGAAGAACAGTAGAAAAGAGGGATTGGGATGAAGTTATCTGGTCATACGGTTCTTATAACAGGTGGTGCGACAGGAATTGGGCGCGCTTTTGCGGAACGTTTTTTGAAAGCAGGCAGTAAAGTTATTGTTTGCGGAAGACGGGAGACAAGGCTTCAAGAGTTCAAAGAGCAGTTTCCAGAAGCGGCTACTTATTCTTGCGATTTGACCGAGGCTTCTGAAAGAGGGGCTCTTTTTGAATGGGTAATGAAGAACCATCCTGATTTGGACGTTTTGGTGAATAATGCTGGCATTCAGCAGCGGTTCAATATCTTAAAGGCCGATGCGATGAACGAATGGGACTATTTTAATATGGAAATTCGCTCAAATATTGAAGCGCCTTTTCATTTAGCTATGCTCTTTGCTCCGCATTTAGCTGAAAAGAAAGAGGCAGCGATCATTAATGTAACCTCAGGACTTGCTTTTACGCCAATGGCCATAGCTCCGATTTATTCGGCGACAAAGGCAGCCCTTCATTCTTTTACGATGAGTTTGCGGCTCCAATTGTCGCAAACGGCTGTTGAGGTGATTGAAGTTGCTCCGCCAGCTGTCAATACAGACTTAGGCGGCGTTGGTCTGCACACCTTTGGGGCAAATGTCGATGAGTTTGCGGATTCAATTTTTGCGGGGTTGGAAGAAGGGAAATTAGAGTTTGGCTTCGGGACATCAGCAAGAGCGTTGCGACTTTCAAGAGATGAGATTGATGAAACGTGTAAAGCCATGTATGAACGAATGAAATCCTCTATTGAATAATCAAAAAAGCCGATTCATGTCATAAGATGGACAGGAATTGGCTTTTAATTTTTCGGTCTTCTTTCTCGCTTAATTTTCAATTGTTCTATAGAATAATAGATAAAAATCAGGAAAATGGCTCTATTTGAGAGGGTGTTGGGGAATGGGCAATATTATGGAATGTGTACTGCCAGAAGGCTATTTGAATGAGAATAGTCTCTTTCGATGTGAAACGCTCTACGTTGGAACAAATGGACGGAAAGTAGAACGCTTTTTTCTGACGCCCACAGAAAGCTATATTTTTAAGCCGCTCACGAATCCAAGTCAATTCGGCAAAGAGAGATGGATTTATGAACAGGTTTTGCCCGATTTGAAGGTTCCTGCCCCCAAAATCGTAGCCGCCTCTCAGTCGGATAAACCCGAACATAGCTGGATTATTTTTGAGGATATGGGGGCATTGACCCATCAGTTTGAAGAAAAGAGTGTTCTTCAAATGGCGAAAACCATTGCTCATTGGCATGCCTTTCCAATTGATCATCTGAAGGTTTCTGGTCTTCTGGGACCTAAGCCGCCAATTGCTGAAATGATCGAGACGCTATTGGCTGAAAAGAGGAATCGTCTAAACTCGTCAT
This region includes:
- a CDS encoding transcriptional regulator, with product MSRFDEAFQNWLEASIQEEKNLRRRERLKSGLGHGSMTFLKHIWYPVVGNFDHLYAEWEVKDFHNGYRYLDFAYMPGNVRGGIEIQGYGPHAKDLDKRRFKDLCMRHSLLALDGWIFIPIAYPSIIDEPKFCEQLVLSFIGKFLSTDIPIELSWLEAEIVRFARRLLRPITPKEVADHLGITPHYARRLLNKLTTPEYRLLKIASGNLRIRTYRLNLEKQNDLPYNRPHTKSVTSMDITS
- a CDS encoding YqhV family protein; the protein is MFHEFDKAIVGMSLLRVLSGTIEITVAIFIFRLNDISKALVLNSSLALVGPCILILTTAIGVLGLAEKISFMRIFIIFAGILLILIGSRMK
- a CDS encoding SDR family NAD(P)-dependent oxidoreductase, producing the protein MKLSGHTVLITGGATGIGRAFAERFLKAGSKVIVCGRRETRLQEFKEQFPEAATYSCDLTEASERGALFEWVMKNHPDLDVLVNNAGIQQRFNILKADAMNEWDYFNMEIRSNIEAPFHLAMLFAPHLAEKKEAAIINVTSGLAFTPMAIAPIYSATKAALHSFTMSLRLQLSQTAVEVIEVAPPAVNTDLGGVGLHTFGANVDEFADSIFAGLEEGKLEFGFGTSARALRLSRDEIDETCKAMYERMKSSIE